One genomic segment of Candidatus Bipolaricaulota bacterium includes these proteins:
- a CDS encoding GerMN domain-containing protein yields the protein MQMKNNKTKKKENKSPLIILLILILLLLSAVVFLLLRGREDAWICENDQWVKHGNPTADKPSYDCGILEKFPVEPASNEIQVFSPTINQVITSPLEISGKATGSWFFEASFPVELLDGDGKLLASGIVSTQDRWMTKDLVPFTGSLEFDPGKADGGMLVLRRDNPSGLPENDKAIIVPVRFEQVESEEEKTNVKVFFNNSILDPEISCVNVFSINREIEKTPTVAKAAIEELLKGPTEAEKADGYNTSITRGVKLNSITIQNGTAFVDFDEKLEAQTGGSCRVGAITSQITETLKQFSSVQSVVISINGRTEDILQP from the coding sequence ATGCAAATGAAAAACAATAAAACCAAGAAAAAAGAAAACAAATCCCCATTAATCATTTTGCTGATTTTGATCTTACTGCTTTTATCCGCTGTTGTATTTTTACTGTTGAGAGGCCGGGAAGACGCTTGGATTTGCGAAAACGATCAATGGGTCAAACACGGCAATCCGACGGCCGACAAGCCGTCTTACGATTGCGGGATTTTGGAAAAGTTTCCGGTCGAGCCGGCATCCAATGAGATTCAAGTGTTTTCTCCCACAATAAATCAAGTGATTACCAGTCCTCTGGAGATTTCGGGCAAGGCGACCGGCAGTTGGTTTTTTGAAGCCAGTTTTCCAGTGGAATTGCTGGATGGCGACGGCAAGCTTTTGGCCAGCGGTATAGTGTCCACGCAGGACAGATGGATGACCAAGGATTTGGTGCCGTTCACGGGCAGTTTGGAATTCGATCCCGGGAAGGCTGACGGTGGCATGTTGGTTTTAAGGCGCGACAATCCTTCGGGGTTGCCGGAAAACGATAAGGCGATAATCGTGCCGGTAAGATTCGAACAAGTCGAATCCGAAGAGGAAAAAACCAACGTCAAGGTTTTTTTCAACAACAGTATATTGGATCCCGAGATATCGTGCGTCAATGTTTTTTCCATTAATCGCGAAATAGAAAAGACGCCGACAGTGGCCAAAGCGGCCATTGAAGAATTGCTCAAGGGCCCGACTGAAGCTGAAAAAGCGGACGGTTACAATACCAGCATCACCCGAGGAGTGAAGTTGAACTCCATCACCATTCAAAACGGCACGGCTTTCGTTGATTTTGATGAAAAATTGGAAGCGCAAACCGGCGGATCCTGCCGCGTTGGGGCTATTACTTCACAAATAACAGAAACGCTTAAACAATTTTCCAGCGTGCAAAGCGTGGTTATTTCCATCAATGGCAGAACCGAGGACATTTTGCAGCCGTAA